Proteins from one Gimesia maris genomic window:
- the gatC gene encoding Asp-tRNA(Asn)/Glu-tRNA(Gln) amidotransferase subunit GatC, translating to MSTQLTQDEVLKVASLSRLKLSETEVTALGEQMGSVLKYIAMLDELDTADIEPMAHAIEISNVFRDDQLQKSLPREQALSNAPQTDGNYFLVPAIL from the coding sequence ATGAGCACTCAACTTACTCAGGACGAAGTTCTGAAAGTCGCTTCACTCTCCAGGCTGAAGCTTTCCGAAACGGAAGTGACCGCCTTGGGAGAACAGATGGGGTCCGTGCTGAAATATATAGCCATGCTGGACGAGCTGGATACAGCTGATATTGAACCTATGGCACATGCAATTGAGATTTCGAATGTCTTTCGGGACGATCAACTGCAGAAAAGTCTCCCCCGAGAACAGGCGCTGTCCAATGCCCCCCAGACAGACGGGAATTATTTCCTTGTTCCCGCGATTCTGTAA
- the gatB gene encoding Asp-tRNA(Asn)/Glu-tRNA(Gln) amidotransferase subunit GatB gives MDYTVIIGLEVHVQLQTRTKLFCGCSTKFNPDHPNTQTCPVCLGLPGALPVLNREAFHLGMKAGLAINCEIPSFTKWDRKQYYYPDLPKAYQISQYDLPMSQNGWLEIEIDPETRETKKVGIIRAHLEEDAGKNSHDESGRGQDSKVDLNRCGTPLIEIVSEPDLRSAQEARKYLEELKLLLTYIDVSDCNMQEGSLRCDANVNLHIHQENGESIPTPIVEIKNLNSFRGVEQAIEFEVKRQWEAWQETKLSLHDIPKETRGWDADRGITLEQRGKEEAADYRYFPDPDLAPVTVTDAERDKVSGELCERPALRRNRLEKEFQLSAYDAAVIIDQGLAFADYFEQVAKGCQNGKQAANWVTQDVLRELKEGGLEITAFSIKPDVLAALLEKVESSEITTKSARTVFQELLKSEDAVPGVESIQSIIEAKGLAMVSDTGALEAAVQAVVAKNEKAVADFQSGKQAAVGALIGQVMREVKGADPKVVRELLIEKMS, from the coding sequence ATGGACTATACGGTCATTATCGGTCTTGAAGTCCACGTACAGTTACAGACCAGAACCAAGCTTTTCTGTGGCTGTTCAACGAAATTCAACCCGGATCATCCCAATACACAGACCTGTCCAGTCTGCCTGGGATTGCCTGGCGCACTTCCGGTTTTAAATCGGGAAGCCTTTCACCTGGGTATGAAAGCCGGCCTGGCAATCAACTGCGAAATCCCCTCGTTTACCAAATGGGACCGCAAGCAGTACTACTACCCGGACCTCCCTAAAGCATATCAGATCAGCCAGTATGACCTGCCCATGAGTCAGAATGGATGGCTGGAAATTGAAATTGATCCGGAAACCCGTGAAACCAAAAAAGTAGGAATCATCCGGGCTCACCTGGAAGAAGACGCCGGCAAAAACAGCCACGATGAATCAGGACGGGGACAGGACAGTAAAGTCGACCTCAACCGCTGCGGCACCCCGCTGATCGAAATAGTTTCCGAGCCAGACCTGCGTTCCGCCCAGGAAGCCCGTAAGTACCTGGAAGAGCTGAAACTGCTACTGACTTACATTGATGTTTCCGACTGCAACATGCAGGAAGGCAGCCTGCGTTGTGACGCGAACGTCAACCTGCATATTCACCAGGAAAACGGAGAGTCCATCCCCACTCCGATTGTAGAGATCAAAAACCTCAACAGCTTCCGCGGCGTTGAACAGGCAATTGAATTTGAAGTCAAACGCCAGTGGGAAGCGTGGCAGGAAACGAAACTGAGCCTGCATGATATTCCCAAAGAAACGCGTGGCTGGGATGCCGACCGGGGAATTACACTGGAACAACGAGGCAAAGAAGAAGCGGCCGACTATCGCTACTTCCCGGACCCCGACCTGGCACCGGTAACTGTCACCGACGCAGAGCGGGATAAAGTAAGCGGTGAACTCTGCGAACGACCGGCGCTCCGTCGAAATCGTCTGGAAAAAGAATTCCAGCTGTCTGCCTATGATGCAGCCGTGATCATCGACCAGGGCCTGGCATTTGCAGACTACTTTGAACAAGTTGCCAAAGGCTGCCAGAACGGGAAACAGGCGGCCAACTGGGTCACCCAGGATGTATTGAGAGAACTGAAAGAGGGTGGACTGGAAATCACCGCCTTTTCCATTAAACCGGACGTGCTGGCTGCTTTACTTGAGAAAGTGGAAAGCAGTGAAATTACCACGAAAAGTGCCCGCACCGTTTTTCAGGAACTATTGAAGTCTGAAGATGCTGTCCCCGGCGTGGAATCAATTCAGTCCATCATTGAAGCCAAGGGACTGGCCATGGTTTCTGATACCGGCGCACTGGAAGCTGCGGTTCAGGCAGTCGTGGCAAAGAACGAAAAAGCGGTCGCCGATTTCCAGAGCGGTAAACAGGCGGCCGTTGGGGCGTTAATTGGGCAGGTCATGCGGGAAGTCAAAGGCGCTGATCCGAAAGTAGTGCGGGAGCTCCTGATTGAAAAGATGAGTTAA
- a CDS encoding carbon storage regulator gives MLVLTRKLAEGIRIGDDILVKVIRTGKGSIKIGIDAPDELRVVRAELFEEEEDMEKQPVIKGLGKDQDGEVLSEAGIRATLSVVEAARLVC, from the coding sequence ATGCTGGTTTTGACACGGAAGTTGGCTGAGGGAATCCGAATTGGTGATGACATTCTTGTAAAAGTGATTCGGACGGGGAAAGGTTCCATCAAAATCGGCATTGATGCACCGGATGAACTGCGAGTCGTCCGGGCTGAATTGTTCGAGGAAGAAGAAGACATGGAAAAACAACCGGTGATCAAAGGGCTGGGAAAGGATCAGGACGGCGAGGTTCTGTCTGAAGCCGGCATCCGAGCAACTTTATCGGTTGTCGAAGCAGCCCGACTGGTCTGCTAG
- the rpmB gene encoding 50S ribosomal protein L28: protein MGQKCDACGKTPVVGNRVRQRGKYKYLGGNGRQTTGVSKRVFRPNLQKIRVQDGGSVVTQRVCTQCIRSGKITKAVAKKPFTLPAS, encoded by the coding sequence ATGGGTCAGAAGTGTGATGCCTGTGGCAAGACTCCTGTAGTTGGTAATCGAGTTCGTCAGCGCGGTAAATACAAATACCTCGGCGGTAACGGACGTCAGACAACCGGCGTTTCCAAGCGCGTCTTCCGTCCCAACCTGCAGAAAATTCGGGTTCAGGATGGTGGCAGTGTGGTCACCCAGCGAGTTTGCACGCAGTGCATTCGCTCCGGTAAAATCACCAAAGCCGTTGCTAAAAAACCGTTTACGCTACCTGCCAGCTAA
- the solA gene encoding N-methyl-L-tryptophan oxidase — protein sequence MTQHVDYLVLGLGGMGSSALYHLSKRGLNVLGIEQFGAAHDRGSSHGETRIIRKAYFEHPNYIPLLQRAYELWHDLEQTTGKTLFNQCGLMVAGPSDGAVIRGVHLAEELYGVEVESVSPADAVERFPGFRIPDGFEVTHEPEAGFLHVEQCVQTHLECAQAQGATVYLNEQTLGVKVSERSVEVKTDRQKITASSLIVTTGAWSSGCLSELQLPLEVVRKVLFWNPVREPVYNLDAGRGSFFFDMPEGEFYGLPSLEGASVKLAEHTGGETVSDPADVDRSLYENDVHRVSRFVEAVMPALDPQPMRHTVCMYTGTPDGHFIVDQHPANQRVVYGAGFSGHGFKFASVMGEILADLATTGRTALPIEFLSAQRFNQ from the coding sequence ATGACACAGCATGTTGATTATCTGGTACTGGGGCTGGGGGGGATGGGCAGCAGTGCGCTTTACCATCTTTCAAAACGTGGATTGAATGTTCTGGGCATTGAACAGTTTGGCGCGGCGCATGACCGGGGCAGTTCTCATGGTGAGACACGCATCATACGCAAGGCTTACTTCGAGCACCCGAATTATATTCCACTGCTGCAGCGTGCTTACGAGCTGTGGCACGATCTGGAGCAGACCACAGGTAAAACACTGTTTAACCAATGTGGTCTGATGGTAGCAGGGCCTTCTGACGGAGCCGTAATCCGAGGAGTGCATCTGGCTGAGGAACTCTATGGAGTGGAAGTGGAAAGTGTGTCTCCCGCGGATGCAGTCGAGCGATTTCCCGGGTTTCGTATTCCAGACGGCTTTGAAGTGACACATGAACCGGAGGCAGGCTTTCTGCATGTGGAACAGTGTGTTCAGACTCACCTGGAGTGTGCGCAGGCACAAGGCGCGACAGTTTATCTCAATGAACAGACTCTGGGAGTGAAAGTCAGTGAACGATCAGTCGAGGTCAAAACAGATCGTCAAAAGATTACTGCTTCCTCATTGATTGTAACGACAGGGGCCTGGAGCAGTGGCTGCCTGAGCGAGTTGCAATTACCACTGGAAGTCGTACGGAAAGTGTTGTTCTGGAACCCGGTTCGTGAGCCGGTTTATAATCTGGATGCCGGTCGTGGGAGTTTCTTTTTTGACATGCCTGAGGGAGAATTCTACGGATTGCCTTCACTGGAGGGAGCTTCTGTCAAACTGGCTGAGCATACCGGAGGTGAAACCGTCAGTGATCCTGCTGATGTGGATCGGTCATTGTATGAGAATGATGTGCACCGCGTTTCTCGATTTGTGGAGGCGGTGATGCCTGCATTGGACCCACAGCCGATGCGGCACACCGTCTGTATGTATACGGGGACTCCCGATGGGCATTTCATCGTTGATCAGCATCCTGCGAATCAGCGGGTTGTGTATGGCGCCGGGTTTTCGGGGCACGGATTCAAATTTGCCTCCG
- the gatA gene encoding Asp-tRNA(Asn)/Glu-tRNA(Gln) amidotransferase subunit GatA → MSITSATASELLAKMNAGEVSSEEITAACLQEIARRDDSINAFLSLQGETALEAARAVDRKRKAGEPLGKLAGIPVALKDNICAKGATTTCASKMLEAFTPPYDAHIVEQLRAADAVLIGKTNLDEFAMGSSTENSAFKTTANPWNTKCAAGGSSGGSAAAVSAGFAPLSLGSDTGGSIRQPASFCGVVGLKPTYGRVSRYGLVAFASSLDQIGPFARDVTDAALLLETIAGKDQRDTTSLDADVPSYTKNLEQPLKNLKVGYIEHLHEEGLHEDVKAATQQALEVYKSLGAELIPVELPHAKYCVATYYIIAPSEASSNLARYDGVHYGHRAKQFDNMIDMYAASRGEAFGDEVKRRIMLGTYALSSGYYDAYYLKALKVRRLIRNDFEQAFQKVDIIASPVTPTPAFEIGELVDDPLAMYLADIFTTSANLSGIPGVSIPAGMSQNQLPIGLQLLAPPLEEARLLRAARMFERETDWHLKRPE, encoded by the coding sequence ATGTCTATTACTTCAGCCACCGCCAGTGAACTGCTGGCGAAAATGAATGCCGGAGAAGTCAGCAGCGAAGAGATTACCGCAGCCTGCCTGCAGGAAATCGCCCGTCGAGACGACAGCATCAATGCCTTTCTTTCGTTACAGGGAGAAACGGCACTGGAAGCGGCTCGCGCAGTCGACCGGAAACGGAAAGCCGGCGAACCCCTGGGAAAACTGGCAGGCATTCCGGTTGCCCTCAAAGATAACATCTGTGCCAAAGGTGCTACCACCACCTGTGCCAGCAAAATGCTGGAAGCATTCACTCCCCCTTATGACGCCCATATCGTCGAACAGCTCAGAGCAGCAGACGCGGTCCTGATCGGCAAAACCAACCTCGACGAATTCGCCATGGGTTCATCAACTGAGAATTCCGCTTTCAAAACAACTGCGAACCCGTGGAACACGAAGTGTGCCGCCGGGGGGTCCAGTGGTGGCTCCGCTGCCGCCGTCTCCGCCGGTTTTGCTCCTCTCTCACTGGGCAGCGATACCGGTGGATCCATCAGACAGCCAGCAAGCTTTTGTGGAGTTGTCGGACTGAAACCAACCTACGGACGCGTGTCACGCTACGGACTGGTCGCCTTCGCCAGCTCACTCGATCAGATTGGCCCCTTCGCTCGTGACGTGACGGATGCCGCCCTGCTGCTGGAAACCATCGCCGGTAAAGACCAGCGTGATACCACCAGCCTGGACGCAGACGTTCCCTCTTACACAAAGAATCTGGAACAGCCACTGAAAAACTTGAAAGTCGGCTATATCGAACATCTGCACGAAGAGGGCCTGCACGAAGATGTGAAAGCAGCCACGCAACAGGCACTCGAGGTTTACAAATCGCTGGGCGCGGAACTGATTCCTGTAGAACTCCCGCATGCCAAATACTGTGTCGCCACCTATTACATCATTGCCCCGTCTGAAGCCTCCAGTAATCTGGCCCGCTACGATGGCGTACATTACGGTCATCGTGCGAAACAGTTTGACAACATGATCGACATGTACGCTGCCAGTCGTGGTGAAGCGTTCGGCGATGAAGTCAAACGCCGTATCATGCTGGGGACCTATGCTCTCTCTTCCGGCTACTATGATGCGTACTACCTCAAAGCACTCAAAGTCAGGCGACTGATTCGCAATGACTTCGAACAGGCGTTTCAGAAAGTGGATATTATCGCCTCGCCCGTCACCCCCACTCCGGCGTTTGAGATTGGCGAACTGGTGGACGATCCACTGGCGATGTACCTGGCTGACATTTTTACAACCAGCGCGAACCTGTCAGGTATCCCTGGCGTATCGATTCCCGCGGGCATGAGTCAGAATCAGCTCCCGATAGGTCTGCAGTTGCTCGCACCGCCGCTGGAAGAAGCGCGACTGCTGCGTGCCGCCCGGATGTTTGAACGGGAAACAGACTGGCATTTGAAGCGTCCTGAATAG